In Caulobacter sp. X, the sequence TGGCAGAACCAGGGCCGGATGAAGGTGATCGACGCCGAGGGGCGGGTGATCAACGAGGCCGACCCCGCGCGCTTCCCGCAGCTGCCGCTGGTGGTCGGGCAGGGCGCCGACCAGGCCGCGGGCCTGATCCTGCCGGCGGTGGCCTCGCGTCCGCGCCTTCGGGATCGTCTTGAGGCGATGGTGCGGGTGGACGACCGCCGCTGGGATCTTCGGCTGAAGGACGGATCGCTGATCCAGCTTCCGGCCATTGACGAAGAATCCGCGCTGATTCAATTGGATCAGCTCGACCAGCGGCAGAGAATCCTGGACATGGGTTTCGCGCGGATCGATCTGCGCGACCCCGAAATGGTGGCTGTGAGACCTCGCGACGCGGCGCTGCCTGGGCAGCCCGCGGCCGGCGGGGCGTAATGGACTTGATGGGCTGAGGTGACGATAGCGATGTCGCGAATGGAGGACCGGAAACAGGCTCGCGAGGGCCTGAAGGCGACGCTTGTGCGCCAGCCCGCCATCGCGGCCGTCGATCTGGGCGCGTCGAAGGTGACGTGCTTCATCATGAAGCCCGACGGCATCCACCGTGAGAACCGCACCCTGACGACCTCCGGCGTCGGCTATGTCCAGTCGCGCGGCGTGCGCGGCGGCGCGATCGTCAACCTCGACGAAGCCGCCCAGGCCATCGCCCAGGCCGTCGAGCGCGCCGAGACCGTGGCCGGCGTTAACGTCCAGGGCGTCAGCGTCTGCACCGCCGGCGGCCAGCTGGCCAGCCACCGCGTCCACGCCCAGGTCTCGCTGGGCGCCCGCCCGATCTCTGACGGGGACCTGTCGCGCGCCATCGCCTCGGCCCTGGCCCAGGTGCGCATCCCCGGCCGCAAGCCGATCCATCTGCTGCCGATCGCCTGGTCGGTCGACGGCCAGCGCGGCATCCGCGACCCGCGCGCCATGTTCGGCCGCTCGCTAGGGCTGGAGTTGCTGGTCGTCTCGGTCAACGAGAACATCTTCCACACCCTGGCCCACTGCGTCGAACGCGCTCACTTGTCCTTCGAGGGCATCGTCGCCGCGCCGTTTGCCTCCGCGCTCGCCGCGCTTGAAGAGGACGAGATGGACCTGGGCGCGGTCTGCATCGACATGGGCGGCGGCTCGACCTCGGTGGCGGTGTTCAACAACGGCGCGCTCTGCCACGTCGACAGCCTGGCCGTCGGCGGCGGGCACGTGACTCAGGACATCGCGCGCGGCCTGCAGACCTCGGTGGTCGGCGCCGAGCGCATCAAGACCCTGCACGGCAGCGCCATCGCCTCGGCCAACGAGGACCGCGAGATGATCGAGGCCCCGCCGCGCGGCGACGATCCGGGCGCGGGTCCGGTCATCGCGCCGCGCTCGCTGCTGAAGGGCATCATCCAGCCGCGCGTCGAGGAAACCCTGGAACTGCTGCGCGAGCGCCTGAAGGCCTCGGGCGCGCCGGTCGAGCCGGGCGCGGGCATCGTCCTGACCGGCGGCGCCAGCCAGCTGGCCGGCGTGCGCGAAGTGGCCGTGCGCGTCTTCGATCGTCCGGTTCGCCTGGGCCGTCCGCGTCGGGTGCCGCACCTGGCCGACGCCGCCTCGGGCCCGGCCTTCTGCGCGGCCGCCGGCACGTTGCACCGGACGGCCTTTGGTCCGCGCGAAGCCGTCTCGTCCAAGGCCCTGGCCGGCGGCGTGGCCCGCAAGCGTCCGCTGGATCCGAACGCCAGCCCCATCTCGCGCGCCGCCGCCTGGCTGCGCGACAACCTCTAGGTCGAGGCCGCTTCGACCTTCAAACCTTAAGCGTGATTAACTCTACTGTTTAACTTTAAAGGCCCCTCCGAGCACCTCGGACGGGCCTTTTTTGCTGCTCAAAGCGTGGCTATTCGCCAGAATAGAGACTCAGCGGCGTTCGGTCGCAGATGTCTGTGGACGCTGTCCGGGCCCTTGGTTCGCTTGGGTTTTCTGTTGATAGACCACAATTTATCCCAAGGCCGCGCTCGACCAGACCCCGACTCAGATTATGCAGTTAACTGCCGATTAACGATGGTGGTTGTTCTGTTAACACGATCGTCGAGGCATCCCCGGCGATTGGGTGTCGCCGAGGTCTAATTTGACGATTTCGGCGTAAGGACGCGAGGGTCCCATGGCTATTTCTCTTTCCGCGCCGCGTACGACCGAGCTGAAGCCGCGCATCGTGGTCTTTGGGGTCGGCGGCGCTGGCGGCAACGCCGTGAACAACATGATCGAGGCGGGCCTCGAGGGTGTCGAGTTCGTGGTGGCCAACACCGACGCTCAGCAGCTGCAGTTCGCCAAGACCGATCGGCGGATCCAGCTGGGCGTGCAAGTGACGCAAGGCCTGGGCGCCGGCGCGCACCCGGAAGTGGGCATGAGCGCCGCGGAAGAGTCCTTCCCGGAGATCGGCGAGCACCTCGACGGCGCGCACATGGTCTTCATCACCGCCGGCATGGGCGGCGGCACCGGAACCGGCGCGGCCCCGATCATCGCCAAGTGCGCCCGCGAGCGCGGCATCCTGACCGTCGGCGTCGTGACCAAGCCCTTCCACTTCGAAGGCCGTCACCGCATGCGCCTGGCCGATAGCGGCATCCAGGAGCTGCAGCGCTACGTCGACACCCTCATCGTCATCCCGAACCAGAACCTGTTCCGCGTCGCCAACGAACGCACGACCTTCGCCGAAGCCTTCGGCATGGCCGACCAGGTCCTGCACTCGGGCGTCCGCTCGATCACCGACCTGATGGTCCTGCCGGGCCTGATCAACCTCGACTTCGCCGACGTCCGCACGGTCATGACCGAGATGGGCAAGGCGATGATGGGAACCGGCGAGGGCACCGGCGAAGACCGCGCCCTGATGGCCGCTCAGAACGCCATCGCCAACCCGCTGCTGGACGAAGTCTCGCTGAAGGGCGCCAAGGCCGTGCTGGTCAACGTGACCGGCGGCATGGACATGACCCTGCTGGAAGTCGACGAGGCCGCCAACGCGATCTCGGACCAGGTCGATCCGGAAGCCAACATCATCTTCGGCGCGGCCTTCGATCCGTCGCTGGAAGGCGTGATCCGCGTGTCGGTGGTCGCCACCGGCATGGACGGCGCCTCGATCGCCCAGATCGAGCCCAAGCCGGTCACCCGCAACACCACCACCCAGCCGCTGATCGCCGACACCACCCGTCCGGCGCCGCAGCCGGAACCGGCCCGTCCGACCGCCCGATACGAAGCCGCGCGTCCCGCGGAGCGTCCCTCCGCGGCGTTCTCGTCGGCCTTCGCCCCGGAACCCGCGCCGGCCCCGGCTCCCGAGCCCGAGATCGTCATGTCGGCCCCTCAGCCGGAGCCGGAAGCCGAGCTCTACTATGAGGAGCCGACCGTAGCTGAAGAACCGCGCGTGGCCCAGCCGGCGGCCCGGCAAGTGAACCGCATCGTCGACCCGCTGGTCGATGAGGTCGCCGACGAGCCGCTGTTCCCGGAAACCGGCAACTACTACGAAGAGCGTCGTCCGCAAAAGCAAGGCGGCTGGCTCTCGATGTTCGGCGGCGGTCGTCAACGCTACGAGCAGCAGGCCTCGGCCCCGCAGCCGCAAGCCCGCACCACCCAGAGCGTTCGCCCGCAGCTGGCGCCGGTGGAAACGCCGCAGACCGACGATGGCGAGGACCTGGAAATCCCGTCCTTCCTGCGTCGCCTGGCCAACTGAAAGGCGGACCCCAAACGGGGACCTCGATAACTCAAACGCCCCGGAGGAAACTCCGGGGCGTTTTGCTTTAGCGGCGCCGCGCATACTGTTCGCCGGCCATCTGGAAGAAGCCGTCCATGACCCAGCGCATGAAGGAAATCGCCGACGAGATCGTCGGCCTCCAGGCGGAACTTGACCGCGAGATCGAGCGGCGGCGCAGGGCGCTAGGCTGGACCCTTTCCGAGAAGATCGGCGAGTTCGAAATGGGCGTGGCGGCCCAGCATCGCCGGTTGCGGCTGAACCTGGTCAAGTTCTTTGGCCGCACCTCGCCCGCCGTCGTATTGACCGCGCCGGTGATCTATTCGCTGATCATTCCGCTCCTGCTCGTCGACGTATGGGTCAGCGCCTATCAGGCGATCTGCTTTCGCGCCTATGGCATCCCGAGGGTCCAGCGTCGCGATTACATCGCGCTCGACCGTGATCGGCTGGGCTATCTGAATGTGATCGAGCGGCTCAATTGCACCTTCTGCGGCTACGCCAACGGCGTGATCGGCTATGTGCGCGAGGTGGCCAGTCGGACCGAGCAGTACTGGTGCCCGATCAAGCATGCCGTGAAGGTCACTGACCCGCATCGGCGCTATTACGAATTCCTGGAATTTGGCGACGCCGAGGGCTATCGCGCCCGGCTGAACGATTTCCGCGCCAGGCTGCGTGATGACACGCCGCCGGCGGCGCCGAACTGAACTCGAAAGCTGCGCATCACACCGAAGGCGGTGTATCTTGGCGCCATCTGCCAACTTTCGGCGTAATCCGGTCACGATGAAGCTGACGCGAACCGATCGAAAGATCCTCCAGATCCTGCAGCAGGACGGCAAGATCTCGAATGTCGAGTTGGCCGAGCGGGTGGGGCTGTCGCCCAGCCCATGCCTGCGACGAGTCAAACAACTGGAGGCTTCCGGTCTGATCAGCGGCTATGTCGCGCTGCTGGACCGGCGAAAGGCCAAGTTGGATGTCCTGGCCTATGTCGAGGTGCAGGTCGACCGCCACAGCGAGGAGGCCGCCGAGGCCTTCAAACAGGCCGTTTTGCGCGAGCCCGAGGTGGTCGGCTGCTACGTGATGACCGGCGGCTACGACTACCTTCTGAAGGTCGCCGTGCCCAATCTCGACGCCTATGCCGACTTCACCATGAAGCGCCTGCTGAAGATGCCGGCGGTCAAGGACATCCGCTCCTCGTTCGTGCTCGACACGCTTAAGGATTCCACGGCCCTGCCGCTGGACTATCTCGACTGATCACTTTGACGATAATCAAGCGTCCATATTGGCATGATGTGACCTGAATGACGTTTAAGCCGGTCATGATCGCCACGTTCTGACTTCGCCTTCGCGATAAGCTGCCCGCTCTCGTCTTTTTGGAGCGGCCGCATGCTCGTCCTGGATCGCAAGCCCGTCACCGCCGCGCCGGCGTCGCCCATGCGGCCGGCCCTCGAGGGCGTCCAGGCCTACAAGTCCGGCATGACCCTGGCCGAGGCGGGCAAGCGGACGGGGCGGTCCCAGTTCTCAAAGCTGGCCAGCAACGAGAACCTGCTGGGCGCCAGCCCCGAGGTCGCCGCGGCCGTCGCGGCCGCCATCGCCGAGCCCGAGCTCTATCCGGATCCCTATTGCGAGACGCTGCGCGCCGCGATCGGCGGCCGCCTGGGCGTCGACCCGCAGCGTGTCGTGGTCTCGCCGGGCTCCGAGGCCCTGATCGACTACCTGTTCCGCGCGGTGCTGCACCCGGGCGACGCGATCCTGCTGTCCAGCCCGACCTTCCCGGCCTACGACATCTTCGCCCGCTGCGCCGAGGCTCGGATTGTCGATGTGCCGCGCCTGGCCAACTTCGACCTCGACGTGCCCGCCTTCAAGGCCGCGGCGGCGCGGGGCCCGAAGCTGCTGGTCCTGTGCACGCCGAACAACCCGACCGGCAACGCCCTGAGCGCCTCGGACATCGAGGACATCCTGTCGGTCACGCCGCGCTCGACCCTCGTTTTCGTCGACGAGGCCTATCGCGAGTATCACGAGGCCTTCGACACCTTCGCCCTGCTGGACGCCTGGGGCGGTCCCTGGGTGTCGGCCCGCACCTTCTCAAAGGCCTATGGCCTGGCTGGCATGCGCGTGGGTTACGGGATCGCTTCGTCGGCCGAGCTGGTCGGCTATCTGGATCGCCTGCGCCCGGCCTTCAACGTCACCGCCGTCAGCCAGGCCGCCGCCCTGGCCGCCTGGAACGACCAGGAACACTTGGCCCGCACCGTCGCCCTCACCATCGCCGAACGCCGCCGCGTCGAGGCCGCGCTGGCCGACCTGGGCGTGGAGCACACCCGCAGCGAAGCCAATTTCGTCTTCCTGCGCGCGCCGGCGGGGCCCGACGCGACCGCCACGCGTTTGTTGCAGGAGGGGCTGATCATCCGCCCGACGCCGGTCGCCGGCGGCTGGGTCCGGATCACCATCGGCCGCCCCGCCGACAACGACGCCCTGATCGCCGCCTTGCCGACGGCGCTGGCGAAATAAGAAGCCTCTAGGGAGAGAACCGCCATGACCCTCGTCACCGACCAGAACCCCCTGGGCCTCGACGGCTTCGAGTTCGTCGAGTTCACCAGCCCCGATCCGGCCGCCATGAAGGCGCTGATCGAGCAACTGGGCTTCGTCGCCGCCAGCAAGCACCCGACCAAGGCCGCGACCCGCTACAAGCAGGGCCGCATCAACCTGATCGTCAACGAGGAGGCGGCCGGCCAGGTCGCCGACTTCCGCGCCGGGCACGGTCCCTCGGCCAACGGCATGGCCTTCCGCGTGGAGAACGCCGAGCAGGCCTACGCCGACGCGATCAAGCGCGGCGCCAAGCCCGCCGACGCCAGCCGCTCGCTGCTGGGCGAGGGCGCCAAGGTGCTGGAAGGCATCGGCGGCTCCTTGCTCTACCTCGTCGACCGCTATGGCGACGCCGGCACCATCTATGACAGCTGGGAGCAGGTGCCGGGCGCGGCCCTGGCCGAGGCCAAGAACAATGTCGGCCTCGACCTGCTGGACCACCTGACTCACAACGTGAAGCGCGGCCAGATGCGCACCTGGTCGACGTTCTACAATCAGGTCTTCGGCTTCGAGGAGCAGAAGTATTTCGACATCAAGGGCCAGGCGACCGGCCTGTTCAGCCAAGCGATGATCGCGCCCGACAAGGCCATCCGCATCCCGCTGAACGAGAGCCAGGACGACAAGAGCCAGATCGAGGAGTTCATCCGCCAGTACAATGGCGAGGGCATCCAGCACCTGGCCCTGACCACGGACAACATCTACGACACCGTCGAGAAGCTGCGCGCCCGGGGCGTGAAGCTGCAGGACACGATCGAGACCTATTACGAGCTGGTCGACAAGCGCGTCCCCGGCCACGGCGAGGACCTGGAGCGCCTGCGCAGGAACCGCATCCTGATCGACGGCGCGGTGGGCGAGGAAGGCCTGCTGCTGCAGATCTTCACCGAGAACCTGTTCGGCCCGATCTTCTTCGAGATCATCCAGCGCAAGGGCAACGAAGGCTTCGGCAACGGCAACTTCCAGGCCCTGTTCGAGAGCATCGAGCTCGACCAGATCCGCCGCGGGGTGATCACGGTCGACGCTTGAGGCGAGCCTCGAAGATACTCTTCGGCGTCATCCCGGCCGAAGCGTAGCGTAGAGCCGGGACCCAGGGGCGACAGAGCGCCGCGCGCGCCACTTCTGGGTCCCGGATAGCCTCTTCGAGGCTTCCGGGATGACATGGGATAAGTGCTGAGCAAGGCACGGGAACGCACATGGACCTCCGCTACCAAACCGGCTTCGGCTCCTATTTCGAGACCGAGGCGCATCCCGGCGCCCTGCCGGTGGGCCAGAACTCGCCGCAGAAGGTTCCTTTCGGCCTCTATGCCGAGCAGCTGTCGGGCTCGGCGTTCACCGCGCCACGCCACGAGAACCGCCGTAGCTGGCTCTATCGACTTCGGCCGAGCGCCGGGCATGGGCCTTACAGGCCCTATGCGCAGGACAAGCTGGTCTCGACCTTTTCCGGGCCCGTGACGCCCAACCGCCTGCGCTGGAGCCCGCTGGAGATCCCGGCCGCGCCGACCGACTTCGTCGACGGCCTCGTCACCCTGGCCGGCAACGCCGACGCCGCCACGCTGTCGGGCGTCGGCGTCCATGTCTATCTGGCCAACGCCTCGATGAAGAACCGGGTGTTCTACGACGCCGATGGCGAGCTCTTGATCGTGCCGCAGATGGGCGTGCTGACCCTGGTCACCGAGTTCGGCGCGCTGACCGCCGGTCCGGGTCACATCGCCGTCATCCCGCGCGGCGTGCGCTTCCGGGTCGAGGTCGAGGGGCCCGCGCGCGGCTATGTCTGCGAGAACTACGGCGCGCCCTTCCGCCTGCCGGAGCTGGGCCCGATCGGCGCCAACGGCCTGGCCAATCCGCGCGACTTCGAGACGCCGGTGGCGGCCTTTGAGGACGTGGAGGCGCCGACGCAGGTGATCCAGAAGTTCCAGGGCGCGCTTTGGGCGGCCGAGTGGGATCACAGCCCCTTGGACGTCGTGGCCTGGCACGGCAATCTCGCGCCCTACCGCTACGACCTGTCGCGGTTCAACACGATCAATACGGTCAGCTTCGACCACCCCGATCCGTCGATCTTCACGGTCCTGACCTCGCCCAGCGATACGCCAGGCGTGGCCAACTGCGACTTCGTGATCTTCCCGCCGCGATGGATGGTGGCCGAGCACACCTTCCGCCCGCCGTGGTTCCATCGAAACGTGATGAGCGAGTTCATGGGGCTGGTCCACGGCGCCTACGACGCCAAGGAGGGCGGCTTTGTCCCGGGCGGGGCGTCCCTGCACAACTGCATGAGCGACCACGGCCCCGACGTCGCCAGCCATCGCAAGGCCACCGAGGCCGAACTGGCCCCGCACAAGATCGACGGGACCCTGGCCTTCATGTTCGAGAGCCGCTGGGTGATCCGGCCGACGAAGTTCGCGCTGGAGACTTCGGCGCTTCAGGACGACTATGACGCCTGCTGGTCGGGCTTCCCCAAGGCTCGCCTCGTCTAACAACAACAAGAAGGAAGCGCCGATGAAGCTCGCGTCTCTCAAGGGCGGCCGCGACGGCCGGCTGGTGGTGGTCTCCAACGACCTCGCCTGGTTCACCGACGCCGGCACGGTCGCGCCGACCCTGCAGGCCGCCCTCGACAACTGGGAGCATTGCGAGCCGCTGCTGCGCGGCCTGGCCGAGAGTCTCGAGCACGGGGCCGTGCCGCGCGAGCGCTTCCACGAGCACGACGCCGCCAGCCCCTTGCCGCGCGCCTATCAGTGGGTCGACGGCAGCGCCTACGTGAACCACGTGCAATTGGTGCGGAAGGCGCGCGGCGCCGAGATGCCCGAGAGCTTCTGGACCGATCCGCTGATGTATCAGGGCGCGTCGGACGGCTTCCTCAATCCGCGCGATCCGATCCCGCTGGCTGACGCCAGCTGGGGCTGCGACCTGGAGGGCGAGGTGGCCGTGATCACCGGCGACGTGCCGCTGGGCGCCAGCCGCGAGGAGGCCCTGGCCGCCATCCGCCTGGTCATGCTCTGCAACGACGTCAGCTTGCGCAACCTGATCCCCGCCGAGCTCGCCAAGGGCTTTGGCTTCCTGCAGTCCAAGCCGGCCAGCGCTTTTTCGCCCGTCGCCGTGACCCCTAGCGCTCTCGGCGAGGCGTGGAAGGACGGCAAGTTGCACGGCGCGCTTCTGGTCGAGCTGGACGGCAAGGACTTCGGCCGCGCCGACGCCGGCGTCGACATGACCTTCGACTTCGGGACCCTGGTGGCGCACGCGGCCAAGACGCGGTCGCTCAGCGCCGGGACGATCGTCGGCTCGGGCACGGTCAGCAACCGCGACGCCGACGGCGGCCCCGGCAAGCCGATCAGCGAGGGCGGGCTGGGCTATTCGTGCCTGGCGGAGCTCCGCACCGTCGAGACCATCCTGCACGGCGCGCCCAAGACGCCGTTCTTGCTGGGCGGCGACACGATCCGCATTGAGATGAAGGACGCCAAGGGCCACTCGATCTTCGGCGCCATCGAACAGACGGTCGAGCGGATTTGAGCGAGGAGGCCGCTATCGCCATCGGCAGGATTTGGGAGACGCGCGCCGGGATCAATCTCGGCCCGCTGGACCTGATCAAGGATGGCGGCGCGCGCAACTACGTGCTGCAGATCGGCGACAAGCGTTTCCACGGCTTCGTGGTGCGCAAGGGCGAGGCGGTGTTCGGCTATGTCGATCGCTGCCCGCACGCCGGCCTCCCGCTGGCGCAGGCGTTGGATCAGTACCTGACCCCTGACGGCGGCCTGATCGCCTGCTCCTGGCACGGCGCGGTGTTCACGGTGGAGGAGGGCGCCTGCGTCGGCGGGCCTTGCGTGGGGGCCAAGCTCGCGCCCTGGCCGGTCGAGGCGCGGGAGGGGCGAGTGTTCACCGCATGACCCAAAAAAGAACGGCCGCCTTCCAGGAGGAGAAGGCGGCCGAGTCATTGGGAGGAAACGCCCGAAAGGGCTGAGTTCCATATAGCTGTTTGAATCGCGCCCGACAACGTTGTCAGGAAAATTATTTCGCGGAACGGTGAAATCGCATCCGGCACCGGACCGGCGTCTGGTTTCGCCGATCCGGAATGAGAGTTCAGCCGCTTACTTCTTCTTCGCCGCCTGGACCTCGATCTCGACCAGCATGCCGTCCTGGACCAGCGAGGTGATCTGGCTGGTGATGCGGGCGGGCTTGTTGGGCTGGGTCGCGGTGCCGAAGTAGGTCTTGTAGCCCTCCATCATGCCGACGAAGTCCATCTTGCCCTCCTTGGCGGGGTCGCCGACCAGCAGAACGCGCATCATCACGACGTCGGCCATGGTCGCGCCCTGGGTCTTCAGCGCAGCCTCGATGCGGCCCAATACGCCGAGGGTCTGGGTCTTGGTGTCGCCGAACTTGGCGACGCCCGTGGCCTTGTCGTCGATGACCGGCGGGGTCATGCCCGAGACATAGATGGTGTCATAGCCGGCCGGCACGGTGACGACGCTGGCGATCGGCGACTTGGGGTCGCCGCCGCGGACGATGTCTTGGGCGTGGGCGGCGCCGGCGAGGGCGCAAAGGCCGGCGGCGAGGGCGATCAGGCGTTTCATGGGTCTTCTCCCTTTAGAATGAGGTCAGTGGGCCTGCAGGCCGCGCGCGTTGGCCTGAGCCTTGGCGGCCGCGCGGGCGGCGGCGACGTCGGCCGGCTTGATCCCGGGGGCCTTGTTGCTCCAGGACGAGCGGACATAGGTCAGGATGGCCGCCAGGTCGGCGTCGGACAGGTCGTCCTTGAAGGCGGGCATGCCGGCGCGGCCGTTCAGCACCGTCGTGATCACCACCTTGGGCGGACCTTTCACGAGCACGGAACCGTCCAGCGGCGGGAAGGCGCCCTTGACGCCCTTGCCGGTGGCCTGGTGACAGGCCGAGCAGTTGTCCATGAACAGCGACTTGCCGTCGGCGGACGCCATGGCCGGCGCGGCGAGGCCACCGACGAGCGCCAAGGCGGCGAGGCGATAAGCGAAGGTCATACGTTTCCCCGGTGGTTTCTTAGGCTTGCTGGACGCGGGCGTGGATCTTGGCGATCTGCTGCCAAGCCGACTCGATCGCGCCGGCCTGCCACCCGCCCAGGTAGCTCAGGTGCTCGCCGGCCAGATAGAGGCGACCGTCGGGCTCACAGAGAACGGGATAGGCTTCCTTGCGGCCAGTCGGGCTCCATTCGGCCCAGCCGCCCAGATTGTACTCCGCCAGGTGCCAGCTGAACGAGAAGGCGTTCTCGAAGCTCTCGGCGTATTCGGGGAAGATCTTCTGGCCAGCGGCGACGGCGAAAGCCGCGCGGTCGGCGGGGCTCTTGGCGCTGATCTTGGCCGCTTCGCCGCCGAACGCGTAGTAGCCCAGCAGCACGCCCTTCTGCCCCTGCCAGCCGTACGAGGGCAGGGTGATCGAGTTGATGCCCGGCAGGTCCGTATAGACGTGGCCGCCGTAGATGTGGTGCTTCTCTTCCCAGAAGCGGTTCTTCATCTGCAGGCCGATCTTGTTGACCGGCGCATAGGAGACGCCCGACATCGCCGCCTTGAATGGGGCCGAGGCGTCGAGGTCGATCTGCTTCAACACGCTGAGCGGGATGGTGCACAGGCAGTAGTCGGCGGTGACCTCGCCAGCCTTGCCGTCGGCGCCCTTGAACGAGACGGTCACGCCGCTGGGGGACTGCTTGATCTTCTCGACGACCGTCGAGTAGCGGATCATCGGGCCGACCTGCTTTTCGAAGGCCTTGGCGATCTGGTCCATGCCGCCGATCGGCTGCAGCATGGTGCGCTGCTGCTCGTAGCCGGTGACCGAACTCAGGACGCGCCAGGCGTTGCTGTCGAGCACGTCCTTGAAGGCGAACGGCGGCAGCTCCTTGCCGGGACCCGGATCGACGCCGGCGCCGGGGTGCACCGAGAAGCCGCGGCCTTCGGTGCCCTTGTAGGTCAGGTCCGTCTTCGACAGGCGACCTTCGTTGACCAGGTAGGCGATGAACTTCTCGCGATCGAGGCCCGAGAGCGGGGCGTCGAGCTGGCCCTGGCTGGCGGCCTTGGCGACCACCTCGGCCGTATAGCCGCGGATGTCGGCGGCGATCTCGCCCTTGCGCACCGGCTTGCCGGCCAGCGGGCCCGAGGCCTTCTCGAAATAGACGTAGGAGGCGTCGTTGTCGTTGACGAAGCTCTCCAGCGGCACGCCGAACTGCTTGGTGTAGTGCAGGGTCGAGCGGTGGTGATACGGGATCCGCCAGGGACCGTGGTTGATGTAGTGGCCCTCGTCGAACTCGCAGGTCTGGCTGTTGCCGATCAGGTCGGTGTGCTTGAAGCCCTTGCGCGCGGTCTGGCAGCGACCGCCGGCGAACGAGCGGGCCTCCAGCACCTGCACCTGATAGCCGGCCTTGCTGAGCTCATAGGCGGCGGTCATGCCCGCCAGGCCCGCGCCCAGGATGATGATCTTGGTGTTCTTGGCACCGCCCTTCAGCTCGGCCGGCAGCTCGGTGGCCGAGGCTTGGGAGAAGCCGAGGGCCTCCATGCCCGACAGCACCAGCGACATGCCGCCGACCGCGGCCAGGCTTTCGAAGAAACGCCGACGCGTGAGAACGCCACCCGTCGTTACAGCATCCAATCCGCTCATCAATCCCCGCCCTTGTCTTTGGCCGAACGGCGATCCCGCGTTCGGCGTCGCGCCGGCCGCACTGACCGGAACGGACGGTATCTCGAAATTCACGCCTGCGCGGCGCAATCCGTTTTCAGTCGAGACGTGGACTGACATCTTGGACGCCTGACCATTGGGCGCCTGGGGCAGGCTTTGAGCGATCGATGGGCGAGGCGGAAAGATCGGGCCGGACTCGCCGAATCCTTGTTTTCCTCGTGCGCCCGCGCCGCGTCATGGAGCCTGATGATCTTGTCCGCACCCGCCCTTCGCCTGCGTCTCGCCCGACCCGAGGACATGCCGGTCTTGTCGACCCTCATGGATCGGGCGATCGGCGAACTGCTGCCGGCCTTCCTGCCGCCCGAAGGCGT encodes:
- the hppD gene encoding 4-hydroxyphenylpyruvate dioxygenase, whose translation is MTLVTDQNPLGLDGFEFVEFTSPDPAAMKALIEQLGFVAASKHPTKAATRYKQGRINLIVNEEAAGQVADFRAGHGPSANGMAFRVENAEQAYADAIKRGAKPADASRSLLGEGAKVLEGIGGSLLYLVDRYGDAGTIYDSWEQVPGAALAEAKNNVGLDLLDHLTHNVKRGQMRTWSTFYNQVFGFEEQKYFDIKGQATGLFSQAMIAPDKAIRIPLNESQDDKSQIEEFIRQYNGEGIQHLALTTDNIYDTVEKLRARGVKLQDTIETYYELVDKRVPGHGEDLERLRRNRILIDGAVGEEGLLLQIFTENLFGPIFFEIIQRKGNEGFGNGNFQALFESIELDQIRRGVITVDA
- the ftsZ gene encoding cell division protein FtsZ, producing the protein MAISLSAPRTTELKPRIVVFGVGGAGGNAVNNMIEAGLEGVEFVVANTDAQQLQFAKTDRRIQLGVQVTQGLGAGAHPEVGMSAAEESFPEIGEHLDGAHMVFITAGMGGGTGTGAAPIIAKCARERGILTVGVVTKPFHFEGRHRMRLADSGIQELQRYVDTLIVIPNQNLFRVANERTTFAEAFGMADQVLHSGVRSITDLMVLPGLINLDFADVRTVMTEMGKAMMGTGEGTGEDRALMAAQNAIANPLLDEVSLKGAKAVLVNVTGGMDMTLLEVDEAANAISDQVDPEANIIFGAAFDPSLEGVIRVSVVATGMDGASIAQIEPKPVTRNTTTQPLIADTTRPAPQPEPARPTARYEAARPAERPSAAFSSAFAPEPAPAPAPEPEIVMSAPQPEPEAELYYEEPTVAEEPRVAQPAARQVNRIVDPLVDEVADEPLFPETGNYYEERRPQKQGGWLSMFGGGRQRYEQQASAPQPQARTTQSVRPQLAPVETPQTDDGEDLEIPSFLRRLAN
- the ftsA gene encoding cell division protein FtsA; this encodes MSRMEDRKQAREGLKATLVRQPAIAAVDLGASKVTCFIMKPDGIHRENRTLTTSGVGYVQSRGVRGGAIVNLDEAAQAIAQAVERAETVAGVNVQGVSVCTAGGQLASHRVHAQVSLGARPISDGDLSRAIASALAQVRIPGRKPIHLLPIAWSVDGQRGIRDPRAMFGRSLGLELLVVSVNENIFHTLAHCVERAHLSFEGIVAAPFASALAALEEDEMDLGAVCIDMGGGSTSVAVFNNGALCHVDSLAVGGGHVTQDIARGLQTSVVGAERIKTLHGSAIASANEDREMIEAPPRGDDPGAGPVIAPRSLLKGIIQPRVEETLELLRERLKASGAPVEPGAGIVLTGGASQLAGVREVAVRVFDRPVRLGRPRRVPHLADAASGPAFCAAAGTLHRTAFGPREAVSSKALAGGVARKRPLDPNASPISRAAAWLRDNL
- the hmgA gene encoding homogentisate 1,2-dioxygenase, which encodes MDLRYQTGFGSYFETEAHPGALPVGQNSPQKVPFGLYAEQLSGSAFTAPRHENRRSWLYRLRPSAGHGPYRPYAQDKLVSTFSGPVTPNRLRWSPLEIPAAPTDFVDGLVTLAGNADAATLSGVGVHVYLANASMKNRVFYDADGELLIVPQMGVLTLVTEFGALTAGPGHIAVIPRGVRFRVEVEGPARGYVCENYGAPFRLPELGPIGANGLANPRDFETPVAAFEDVEAPTQVIQKFQGALWAAEWDHSPLDVVAWHGNLAPYRYDLSRFNTINTVSFDHPDPSIFTVLTSPSDTPGVANCDFVIFPPRWMVAEHTFRPPWFHRNVMSEFMGLVHGAYDAKEGGFVPGGASLHNCMSDHGPDVASHRKATEAELAPHKIDGTLAFMFESRWVIRPTKFALETSALQDDYDACWSGFPKARLV
- the hisC gene encoding histidinol-phosphate transaminase; this encodes MLVLDRKPVTAAPASPMRPALEGVQAYKSGMTLAEAGKRTGRSQFSKLASNENLLGASPEVAAAVAAAIAEPELYPDPYCETLRAAIGGRLGVDPQRVVVSPGSEALIDYLFRAVLHPGDAILLSSPTFPAYDIFARCAEARIVDVPRLANFDLDVPAFKAAAARGPKLLVLCTPNNPTGNALSASDIEDILSVTPRSTLVFVDEAYREYHEAFDTFALLDAWGGPWVSARTFSKAYGLAGMRVGYGIASSAELVGYLDRLRPAFNVTAVSQAAALAAWNDQEHLARTVALTIAERRRVEAALADLGVEHTRSEANFVFLRAPAGPDATATRLLQEGLIIRPTPVAGGWVRITIGRPADNDALIAALPTALAK
- a CDS encoding Lrp/AsnC family transcriptional regulator, which encodes MKLTRTDRKILQILQQDGKISNVELAERVGLSPSPCLRRVKQLEASGLISGYVALLDRRKAKLDVLAYVEVQVDRHSEEAAEAFKQAVLREPEVVGCYVMTGGYDYLLKVAVPNLDAYADFTMKRLLKMPAVKDIRSSFVLDTLKDSTALPLDYLD